In Candidatus Zixiibacteriota bacterium, a single genomic region encodes these proteins:
- a CDS encoding asparagine synthetase B: MRRLLFALLVMLLLPWSLRAAGILIPMDETQTDHLKAYGVVYKALEKGYKSEWLLNYRGGSFLVDQSKDVADMCLLVGVLYESATQGQIADIYRQIEVENMERVELEKAPAVAVYCPPSNQPWDDAVTLALTYAEIKYDVVWDEEILTGVLEDYDWLHCHHEDFSGQYGKFYGAFRNELWYQADVKANEDMAARMGYSKVSHLKRDVAKVVYDYVRRGGFLFSMCSAPETLDMALAADGVDIVPREFDGDPVDPGCQSRLDFSRTFAFENFTVSLDPIVYARSDIDTYPDRIVRFPIPEVDYFFLFEFSAKLDPVPTMLVQDHVNTVSGFMGQVTGFRKSLLKKHVTVLAQPENFDEVRYVHGNLGRGTFTFLAGHDPEDYRHMVHDPPTELSLHKSSPGYRLILNNVLFPAAKKKERKT, encoded by the coding sequence ATGCGCCGCCTGCTTTTCGCACTTTTGGTTATGCTGCTTTTGCCGTGGTCTCTCCGCGCCGCGGGGATTCTTATCCCGATGGATGAGACCCAGACCGATCATCTCAAAGCGTACGGGGTCGTTTACAAAGCACTGGAGAAGGGGTACAAGTCGGAGTGGCTGCTTAATTATCGCGGCGGGTCGTTTCTGGTAGATCAGAGCAAAGACGTGGCAGATATGTGCCTGCTCGTGGGAGTTCTGTACGAGAGCGCGACCCAGGGCCAGATTGCCGATATCTATCGTCAGATCGAAGTCGAAAACATGGAGCGAGTGGAGCTTGAGAAGGCGCCGGCAGTCGCTGTTTATTGCCCGCCATCGAATCAACCCTGGGATGACGCCGTCACGCTGGCGCTGACTTACGCCGAAATCAAGTATGATGTCGTCTGGGACGAAGAGATTCTAACCGGTGTGCTCGAAGACTACGACTGGCTGCACTGCCACCACGAGGATTTCTCTGGGCAGTATGGCAAGTTCTACGGGGCGTTTCGGAACGAGCTCTGGTACCAGGCCGATGTCAAGGCGAACGAGGACATGGCCGCCCGCATGGGGTACAGCAAGGTTTCGCACCTCAAGCGCGATGTCGCCAAGGTCGTGTATGACTACGTGCGTCGCGGCGGATTTTTGTTCTCGATGTGTTCCGCACCGGAGACACTCGATATGGCGCTGGCCGCCGACGGTGTCGATATCGTGCCGCGCGAATTCGACGGTGACCCGGTCGATCCGGGCTGCCAGAGCAGGCTCGACTTCAGCAGGACGTTTGCATTCGAGAATTTCACGGTCTCGCTTGACCCGATTGTGTACGCCCGCTCCGATATCGATACGTATCCGGATCGAATCGTGCGGTTTCCGATTCCCGAAGTAGATTACTTCTTCCTGTTTGAGTTTTCCGCGAAACTCGACCCGGTGCCGACAATGCTGGTGCAGGACCATGTCAACACGGTCAGCGGTTTCATGGGGCAAGTGACCGGGTTCCGCAAGTCGCTGCTCAAGAAGCACGTGACAGTCCTGGCGCAGCCGGAGAATTTCGACGAGGTCCGCTATGTGCACGGCAACCTCGGACGCGGCACCTTCACGTTTCTGGCGGGCCACGATCCGGAAGATTACCGCCACATGGTGCACGACCCGCCGACCGAATTAAGCCTGCACAAGAGCTCGCCGGGGTACCGCCTGATTCTCAACAACGTGCTTTTCCCCGCCGCGAAAAAGAAAGAGCGGAAGACGTAG
- the ruvX gene encoding Holliday junction resolvase RuvX — translation MAVTSRTFLAIDYGVRRIGLAKSDPTGTIASVLATLEVKSDKEAIQHLAGVISNLKPSALVIGYPLNDDGTENDACRRVDAFVAKLSETFDGPIHRVDEFGTSEEAVGIIHAHGKRAGKKKERIDRLAAVIILQRFLDEQK, via the coding sequence ATGGCTGTTACCTCACGAACGTTCCTCGCCATCGACTACGGCGTCCGCCGCATCGGTCTTGCCAAAAGCGATCCCACCGGCACGATCGCGTCTGTGCTGGCTACGCTGGAAGTCAAGTCGGACAAGGAGGCCATCCAGCATCTCGCCGGGGTAATCAGCAACCTGAAACCGTCCGCACTCGTAATCGGTTACCCACTTAATGATGACGGCACGGAAAACGATGCCTGCCGCAGGGTCGACGCGTTCGTGGCTAAACTCTCTGAGACATTTGACGGGCCGATTCACAGAGTAGATGAGTTTGGAACGTCTGAAGAGGCTGTGGGTATTATTCACGCCCACGGCAAACGTGCGGGTAAGAAGAAGGAGCGGATCGACCGCCTGGCGGCGGTGATAATCCTGCAGAGGTTTCTCGATGAGCAGAAATGA
- the mltG gene encoding endolytic transglycosylase MltG produces MIKAIIIGIVLLGLVLAAYALVLYVVPVDLGDRVVSVIIEPGDSFERVASRLVDSGVVRSGAMLRYPAQFRGIDRKLTPGRYDFTGENSCRSVLGKLERGDVVTIRVTIYEGAPIWRVASVLAQRLGLDSAEVVRLNADSAFLTEVGKKCLEGYLFPETYFIRWGTPVRDILKEMVAMYHTKTDSVWRQDVPNNLSREEVIILASIVEAEALVNDEKPQIASVYHNRLGRKMKLDADPTVIYGLGGLNRPLLKSDLERDSPYNTYRRRGLPPTPINSPGLDAIRSVLHPALTDYLYFVADGSGKHRFSRTNDEHNRARREIRRALPQPGS; encoded by the coding sequence ATGATTAAAGCGATCATAATCGGAATAGTGCTGCTTGGGCTTGTTCTCGCGGCGTACGCGCTGGTGCTTTATGTCGTGCCGGTGGATTTGGGAGACCGCGTGGTTTCGGTGATAATCGAACCGGGTGACAGTTTCGAGCGAGTCGCCTCCCGGCTGGTCGACAGCGGCGTGGTGCGCTCGGGCGCGATGCTTCGCTACCCGGCCCAGTTTCGCGGGATTGACCGCAAGCTGACACCCGGCCGCTACGATTTCACCGGGGAGAACTCCTGCCGCTCGGTGCTGGGGAAACTCGAACGAGGCGATGTTGTTACTATCCGAGTGACTATCTACGAGGGAGCGCCCATCTGGCGGGTGGCATCGGTGCTGGCGCAGCGGCTTGGTCTCGACTCGGCTGAAGTTGTGAGGCTGAATGCCGACTCAGCGTTCTTGACTGAGGTCGGCAAGAAGTGTCTCGAGGGATATCTCTTTCCGGAGACGTACTTCATCCGCTGGGGCACGCCGGTGCGAGATATACTGAAAGAAATGGTCGCCATGTATCACACCAAGACCGACAGCGTGTGGCGACAGGATGTGCCGAACAACCTCAGCCGGGAAGAAGTGATCATACTCGCGTCCATTGTCGAGGCAGAAGCTCTCGTGAATGACGAAAAGCCGCAGATTGCTTCGGTGTATCACAACCGGCTTGGCCGCAAGATGAAGCTCGATGCCGACCCGACTGTCATCTATGGACTCGGCGGTCTCAATCGGCCGTTGCTGAAGAGCGATCTGGAACGCGACTCGCCGTACAACACGTACCGTCGGCGCGGTCTGCCACCCACGCCCATCAACTCCCCCGGACTTGACGCCATTCGCTCGGTGCTTCATCCGGCGCTGACGGACTATTTGTATTTTGTAGCCGACGGCTCCGGCAAGCACCGCTTTTCCCGCACCAACGACGAGCACAACCGGGCGCGCCGGGAGATTCGCAGGGCGCTGCCCCAGCCGGGGAGTTAG
- a CDS encoding sigma-54 dependent transcriptional regulator → MTELQPQTASVILIVDDESAARSAMAVMLRRAGYQVVDADCISAARRILDERTPDLMIVDLRLGDENGIDLIRLARHGYPDTEAILLTGHGTIESSVEAMQAGAFDYVTKPFSNHEFLIRVHKAIERRRLKQEIITLRRHVAMHYGFDNIVGISKQITLVKETARRIAPTDITVLITGASGTGKELFARAIHHHSNRRSRPFVAVDCSAIPEALMESELFGHTKGSFTSAAQDRTGLFADADSGTLFLDEVANIPPAIQVKLLRFLQDSIIRKVGSGTSQKIDVRIIAATNRDLGGMVADGKFREDLYYRLNVIPLSLPALKERIEDVEILTDYFLRRIAAEIGRPSLTISREAVDKLLGHSWPGNVRELENTLKRAAALCSSTHLEASDIMFIVSDDNRAQQVSGPTKSSLRLKGNLLDHNQRRLIIQALTENNWNYTRTASELGIGRTTLWRKIKRYDLKRDPALSGEFEENHETVES, encoded by the coding sequence ATGACTGAACTCCAGCCCCAGACGGCCTCCGTGATCCTGATTGTAGACGATGAATCCGCCGCCCGCTCGGCCATGGCGGTCATGCTCCGCCGGGCCGGCTACCAGGTGGTCGACGCCGATTGCATCAGCGCCGCGCGACGTATCCTCGATGAGAGAACGCCGGATCTTATGATTGTCGATCTCCGCCTCGGGGACGAGAACGGCATCGACCTGATTCGCCTGGCCAGGCATGGCTATCCGGACACTGAGGCGATTCTGCTGACCGGCCACGGCACGATAGAGTCATCGGTCGAGGCCATGCAAGCGGGCGCCTTCGACTATGTCACCAAACCGTTTAGCAATCACGAGTTTCTGATCCGCGTCCACAAGGCCATCGAGCGGCGTCGCCTGAAGCAGGAAATCATCACCCTGCGGCGGCACGTGGCCATGCACTACGGCTTTGACAACATCGTGGGCATATCTAAGCAGATTACCCTGGTAAAGGAAACGGCGCGGCGCATAGCTCCGACAGATATCACCGTCCTGATAACCGGCGCTTCCGGCACCGGCAAGGAACTCTTCGCCCGCGCCATTCACCATCACTCGAACCGGCGCAGCCGGCCGTTCGTGGCAGTCGACTGTAGCGCGATCCCTGAAGCGCTCATGGAATCAGAACTGTTTGGGCACACCAAGGGATCATTTACCTCGGCGGCACAGGACCGGACCGGCCTGTTTGCGGACGCCGACAGCGGCACGCTTTTCCTCGACGAGGTCGCCAACATCCCACCTGCCATCCAGGTGAAGCTGCTGAGATTCCTCCAGGACTCGATCATTCGCAAGGTCGGCTCCGGCACAAGTCAGAAAATCGACGTTCGCATCATCGCCGCCACCAACCGCGATCTCGGAGGGATGGTCGCCGACGGGAAATTCCGCGAGGATTTGTACTATCGTCTGAATGTAATCCCGCTGAGTCTGCCCGCACTCAAGGAGCGTATCGAGGACGTGGAAATCCTGACCGACTACTTCCTGCGCCGAATCGCCGCCGAGATAGGCCGCCCCAGCCTTACTATCAGTCGGGAGGCGGTTGACAAGCTGCTCGGCCACTCGTGGCCCGGGAATGTGCGCGAACTGGAAAACACCCTCAAGCGCGCCGCCGCCCTGTGCTCTTCGACCCATCTCGAGGCGAGCGACATTATGTTCATTGTCTCCGATGACAACCGCGCTCAGCAGGTCTCCGGCCCGACCAAATCGAGCCTTCGCCTCAAGGGAAATCTCCTGGACCACAACCAGCGGCGGCTCATTATCCAGGCCCTGACCGAAAACAACTGGAACTACACGCGCACCGCCAGCGAATTGGGCATTGGCCGCACCACTCTGTGGCGCAAGATCAAACGGTACGACCTGAAACGAGACCCGGCCCTCAGCGGCGAGTTTGAGGAGAATCATGAGACGGTGGAAAGCTGA
- the kdsB gene encoding 3-deoxy-manno-octulosonate cytidylyltransferase: MGRVVAVIPARLGSSRFARKVLHEYRGRPLLFYVWRQVAKAQLIDRLCIATDSREIARAASWFGAEVVMTSRKPRTGSDRVAEAVTGGRESIIINVQADCFGLQPARLDRVVKAMQQDRTIEYATLVRPIRDDRELSNPNVVKVVVDSGGRALWFSRFPLPYLQKPDLRPRAAQFGYLAHIGVYFFRRSALAKFAGWRQSRCEKAESLEQLRIIENGGTIRVFKTMARTFSIDTPRDLLKHRYEITTG, encoded by the coding sequence ATGGGTAGAGTAGTCGCCGTCATACCGGCCAGGCTTGGGTCGAGCCGTTTTGCGAGAAAGGTCCTGCACGAATACAGGGGCAGGCCGCTGTTGTTTTATGTATGGCGGCAGGTCGCGAAAGCGCAGCTGATTGATCGGCTTTGTATCGCCACTGATAGCCGGGAAATCGCGCGGGCGGCGAGCTGGTTCGGAGCCGAGGTGGTCATGACGTCCCGTAAACCCAGAACCGGCAGCGATCGAGTAGCTGAGGCTGTCACCGGAGGCCGGGAGTCGATCATCATAAACGTTCAGGCGGACTGCTTTGGTCTCCAACCCGCGCGGCTGGATCGAGTGGTCAAGGCGATGCAACAGGATCGCACAATAGAGTATGCCACGCTTGTGCGGCCGATTCGGGATGATCGCGAGCTGTCAAATCCTAATGTCGTGAAAGTTGTGGTCGACAGCGGCGGGCGGGCGCTCTGGTTCTCGCGCTTTCCACTGCCATATCTCCAAAAGCCGGACTTGCGCCCTCGCGCCGCCCAGTTCGGCTACCTGGCCCACATCGGAGTCTACTTCTTCCGGCGTTCGGCGCTGGCCAAATTCGCCGGATGGCGGCAATCTCGCTGTGAAAAGGCGGAATCGCTCGAACAGTTGCGGATTATCGAAAACGGCGGAACAATCCGGGTATTCAAAACCATGGCACGAACTTTCTCCATTGACACGCCCCGGGATTTGTTGAAACATAGATATGAGATAACGACAGGGTAA